The following nucleotide sequence is from Apium graveolens cultivar Ventura chromosome 4, ASM990537v1, whole genome shotgun sequence.
TACATGATAACAATTAAAAATCAAATCTTGAATAGTTATTGAATTCTGGGTCAATGTACTTTTCATCTGAATTGTTGATTTATGCGAATGTTTGGTAATATAATAGATTTCCCTTTTGTATATAAAAGATTAGATGAAAAACAAAGCGCCAAATTCAACTTTTCACCAGACGCAGAACCCAAAATTGATTGGAACTATTCGTTTGTTGTTGTGTGTGTGTTTTGGTGTGTGTTTTGGAGATTTGTTGTATGTCATGTGAGTACAGCCAACCAAAGGCTGCTGCTTGGGTGGATATTCGCCAGACGCATGTACATTAATTGTCTCCACACGTCACTCATCTTATATTGCGCCAAAGCATTTTTAATTACTACTTACCAGTAATAGTCGGTGttataaaaattggaaatcggaCCTAATTTATAATTTATCGGAAATCGGGGATTTATCAGAATAAATTTagatatattataattttatttttataaaatatatatgttAAATACAATTATTATTGTTATACATAtacaaatataaatattaattataaattataataatattttatgtaaAGTTACACTCCCTCCGTCCCGTCGGGTAGTATACATTCAttatttgcacgtatttcgagatttttataaattatagtttcataagtttttttttaaaaaaaaattgaataaaagaacataatttttttattcagaaaacaaaaaaatttaaaaaatatattatggaGTTATGCTTTAGAGTAGTATTGAAAAACGTGCCAaaaaataatgtatataattCAATGGGACAGAAGGATTACCATTTACTCGCTAGTCAATACAAATATAGAGTTTACAAATATAGTCAATACAAATATAGAGTTTACCGATAAAGAATTGAAGATTAAGGAatttctatttttataaataattgaagATTGGATTTGTAAGAAAGAGACAAGGATCTCAACAACccgattttttttttattttgaccCGATTAGGACCTGAGTTTGACCCGATATCTAAAAGTTTTTTGAGTCGTTTTAACATTACTAGATCGCTTGCCTGCTATTTGCCGAATTATCGGCCGATTTATCGGCTGAATCGGCGATTTCTACAACATTGGTAATAGCATATACAAATAGTCATTTTTACGGCATTTAAACAGTAATATAAATAAATAACGATAATAGCTAGAATCAAATGATTAAATTTAAAACGTACCTCTTTCGTTAAATGAAATTTATTCGGGTAATATCTCCTTCATGAATAGAGCTTACTTGGACAATACCTCCTTCATAAATAAAACTTGCTCGGACGGAGactcgtgctgataacgtgttgtAAATAACGTGTTGTAGATCATGAATTACTTGATTATGAATAACTTAATAATTACACATATAAGGAGAATAAAAGTTTGAAGACATAATTATATTTCAATATATTTCAGTGTATATAATTTCAGCAAATGAATGTTCGATTTGTAGATGTTGCTTAACAAGTCTTACTAAGGAAGCTATAAAGTCTTCCTTGATAAGTATCTCATATCTTCACTAGTAAGTTTCGTAAGTCTTccttgataatattttaaagtctTTCTCATTAAGTTTCTTCTCTAAGAAGATGTGCAAGTCTTCCTCGATAAGTTTTGAGAGACTTCCTAGATAAGTTTTATGAGTCTTCTTGATTAAGGTTTGACAATCATTATTATATGATATTATAACACTCCCCCTTGATTATCAAATGCGAGTTTAGTACAAAGCTTGACTGCCTCATTAAAATCTTGTAAGTAAAAATCCAGTGGGATAAAAATCTTGACGAAAGAAAAAGAGTACAGTCTTCCCCTGAATAAAACATCTTATACTTTAACATCTTGTTGTAGCAAGTTTCTCAATCTCTGCATGCCAATGTTATTTCGTAACTTTTCAAATGTTGACGTGGGAAGTGACTTTGTAAGTAAATCAACAAGATTATCATATGAGCGCACTTGTTgtacatcaatatcacaattttCTTGTAGTTCATGCGTATAGAAGAATTTTGGTAAGATATGTTTGGTTCGATCCCCTTTAATATATTCTTCCTTTAATTGTCTGATACAAGTTGTATTATCTTCAAACAAAATTGTAGGACAGTCTGACATACTTGATAATCCACAAGATTCTCGAATATGTTGAATTACAGACCTTGGCCAAATGCATTGCCTACTTGCTTCATGAATTGCAAGTAACTCTACGTGATTTGATGAAGTAGCTGTCATAGTCTGTTTTGTAGACTTCCAAGAGATAGTAGTGCCACAATATATGAATAAATAACATGTTTGTGATCGTCCAGAATGAGGATCTGACATGTACCCATCATCTGCATATCCAGTCAGTTGTGATTTTGAACTATGTGGAAAGAATAACTCAAGATCAATTATCCCATGAAGATATCTGAATATGTTTTTGATCTCATCCCAATGTCTTTTAGTTAGATTAGAACTGAATTTTGCCAAGAGGTTCACTGAAAAATCAATATCGGGTCTTGTGTTATTTTCAAGATATATAATAGCTCCAATAGCACTAAGATATGGAACTTCAGGCCCAAGTGTATCTTCATCTTCTTTTCTAGGCCGGAATGGATCTTTTTCAACCTCGGGTGATCGAACAACCATTGGTGTCGTTAATGGATGAGCTTTTTCCATGTAGAACCTATCTAGCATATTTTCTGTATAAGTGGACTGATGAACAAGTATACATGAAGATAAGTGTTCCACCTGTATGCCTAAACAAAATCTTGTctttccaagatctttcatttcaaatcCAGTTTTCAAATAAGTAGCAGCGTTAATAATATCTTCGGAATTACCTTCAAtattcaaatcatccacatatacatcaATAATAATAAAATCAGTTGATGAACTTTTGAGAAACACACATGAACACACTTGATTATTAACATACccatcatttaataaatatttactaagcctcttgtaccacatacgaccagattgtttTAAGCCATATAACTAAGTATAAATCTCGAGGCTCAGTTACATCTATCTTTAATCATTCAGGGATTTTCATATAAATATCACTATCAAGTGATCCATAAAGTTAGGATGTAACAACGTCCATGAGGCATATTTTCAATCTTTCCATACAAGCCATACCTATCAGAAAACAAAAGGTGACTCCATCCGTAACAAGAGAGTAAGTTTTTTGGTAATCAAATCCAGGCATTTGATAGAATCCCTGGGCTACCAGTTGGGACttatatctcacaatttcatttCTCTCATTTCGTTTTCGTACAAACACCCATCTATTCTCGATGTGGATCGCACCAGCCAGTATTTGGACAGCAGGTCCAAATATATTTATCTTGCGCAAGGATTGTAATTCTTCTTGTATTGCAATTTTTTTTTTGCTCAATCATCTCTTTGTCGAGATTCTTCCACACTGTGTGGTTAAGGGTCGGAGTTCATAATAATATCACATGCCATGGAAGAAGCATATACATCATCAACCTCAATACTCCCATGATCCAATAATTTTCTGTTATGTACATAACTCAATGAGATCTCGCAATTTTCAAGTACCTTTGTTTTTATTGATGCATATACCACTTCTGGGGCAATATCCTCTTCTGGAGGCAATACCATTTTTGGTGGttttttcacatccatttaagGGGCCTTAACCTCTTCGGGGGGTGATACCGCTTTTGGGGTATTTGATATAGCCACTTCAGGGGCTCGGACCTCTTCATGAGACAATACCGCATCTGAGATATTTTTTGGAACACTTGCCACTTCTGGGGCATGTCCAATCAATTTTCTTTTTCGTGTTACAACATCTTTTGTACCAACAGGTCTACCACAATTATGGCGTGTTTTTGGATTACCAACCAATTCTTCAGGAATTGCTTTATGAATAGGGATTTCAACCATTTCTTGTGCATTAACAACAAGTATATGTGATTTTATGATATGTCTAGAATCATTAAAAGCATCTGGCATTTGATTAGCAATATTTTACATATGAATGATTCTTATAACCCCAGATTCACATTGTTTAGTACGTGGATCCATAGCACTTAATCCTCATGCATTCCATGAAAGTTCAGAATTCAACTTATACAAAATATTATCTCCCCCTAATGGAGGAAATACAGACTCATTAAAATGATAATCAGCATATCGAGCAGTAAAAACATCATCAATTAATGGTTCAAGATATCTTATAATATATGGTGAATCAAAACCAACATATATACCTACTCTTATTTGTTGTCATATTTTAGATCTTTGTAGAGGTGCAGTTGTAACATATACGACACTACCAAAAATCTTAAAATGTGATATATTAGGGGTTTGACCAAAAACTGATTAATGAGATTATTGTTTGTGGTAAGCAGATTTGCGGCATGAAGTATTACGTGACCCCAAATATAAGTGGGTAATTTAGTCTTAGAAGTAAGGGTCGTGCAACAAGTTGAAGTCTTTTAATTAACGATTTCGTTAAACCATTTTATGTATGCTCGTGAGCTACGGGTTGTTCGAAGAAGATTTCTACTAACATACAATAATCATTGAAAGTAGAAAATATAAATTCAATGGCATTATGTAGTCAAATTGATTTGATGGGATTATCAGGAAATTGGActcgtaatttgattatttgAGCAAGAAGCTTGGCAAAGGCTGTATTTCTGGTCAAGAGTAGACAGACATAAGACCATCTACTTGAAGCATCGACTAGGACCATGAAATATCTAAATGCTCCAGATGATGGATGAATAGGACCACATATATCACCTTGAATTCTTTCTAAGAAATCTGGAGACTCATTTTGAAGTTTAACTGAAGATGGTCGAACAATTAGTTTTCCCAAAGAACATGTTGAACAAGGAAGTTCATCACGTAATATGACCTTTTGATTCTTAAGGCGATGTCCTGTAGAATTTTCTATAATTCGACGTATCAAGGATACTCCTGGATGACCAAGTCTTTCATGCCAAAGGGTGAGTGATTTTGGATCTATAATTTTGGGAGTAGTGATACTGTGAGGCTCGATTACTATAATTTCGATAGCATATAATCCAGATGAGATTGATTGTAATTTTTCTAAGATCTTCTTATATCCTGAGGTGATTGAGGTGATAAGGAGATATCTGTTTTCATTTTCTCTAGTTGTTTCTACATGTAAACTATTAAGACGAATATCTTTAAAACTCAAAAAATTCCAGTGGATTTGCTAGAATATAGAGCATCATGTATGTGAATTTCTGTCTCATTTGGTAATATAAAACTGGCTTTTCCAAAACCCTCTATTTGATGTTCCCGAAATTGTCCAAACGTGTGAGTTGGTTTTAGTCAACTTTGAGAAAAATTTCTAATTTGTAAAACTATGTGAGTGGTTGCGCAATCAGCAATGCATATATCTCCCATATTTATGTTGTGTATATATAAGTGAACAACAATTTTATTATGCAAACAACGTACATAATACAAGAACATAAAACAAGTACATGAAAGCAGAATATTAAAACAAGCACGTCTAAAACATAACATCAAAGAAATACAAATGAAATCTAGTTATCTAAATCATAATAAAGGTTAGCACCAGTGCCTAATTTGAGGTCTTTTTGTTTGGTTCTTCACTTAGATTATGACTAGCGAAGTTCGTTTCCACCCTTTTTCCATTATTTTTTTTCATTTGCCTCGTAGAGGTCAACTAGATGTTTCGGTGTGCGACAGGTACGTCGCCAGTGCCCATGTGCCCCACATCTGAGACATATATCCTTAGTATCTTCTTCTTGTGGTGCCTTCCTTTTATTTAGCACTCCATGTTGCCACTTCTGGTGGTCAGAGTTGTTGTAACCATCACGCTGCCACTTCAGGTGGCTAAAGTTGTAATGATTTCGAAACTGACCTCGAAAGTTTCCATGCCCACGGTTTCGTCCGTAACCTCGTCCTTATCTATGCCATTTCTCACGCTTATTCTTCTGGAATGACGTGTTATGTACTTAGGTAACTGGGCAGAGCCTGTGGGATATATCTGATGATTTTTCAGTAACAACTCATTATTATTTTCAGCGACAAGAAGAAGAGATATCAGCTCGCTATACTTCCGAAAATTACGCTCCCTATACTGTTGTTCCGGAATCATAGTGCTGGGGTGAAAGGTTGAAAGGGTCTTTTTCTATCATGTCAACATCAGTAATATTTTCACCACACAAAATCAGTTTTGAGCTTATTTTGAACAAGGCAGAATTATATTCAGTGATAGATTTAAAATCTTGCAATCTTATATTTATCTAGTCATAATAGGCATGTGGCAAATGGACAAGTTTTTGGTGATTAAACTTATATTTGAGATTGATCCAAAGGTTGAGTGGATTTTTCAcagttagatattaagatttcaaaTTTTCATGGATGTGGTGTCTAAGAAAAATGATAACTTTGGCATTTGGTTCAACAATTGGGGTCTTTCCTGATTCTATGGTGTCTTTTAGCCCGTTAGCACTAAGATGTAATTCCGCATCAAGCACCCAAGACAAATAATTATCCCCGGTCACATCCAATGCTACAAACTCTAATTTTGCAAGATTTGTCATTCtgaatataaaataaatattaaaacaTGTTATAATGCTTCACAAATATATTTAAACAATTATTTCCAAATATAACATATATGATATGATTAATACAAAAGTTATGATGGCATAGTCAGCCAGAAAACTTTTGGGTAATACTTGACGACATAGTCATCTTTATAGCATTTAAACAGTAATATAAATAAATAACGATAATATTTTGAATCAAATGATTAAATTTAAAATGTACATCTTTCGTTAAATGAAACTTATTCGACTAATACCTCATTCGTGAATAGGGCTTACTTGGACAATACCTCCTTCGTAAATAAAGCTTGCTCGGGCAAAGACTAGTGTTGATAACGTGTTGTAAATAACGTGTTGTAGATCTTGAATTACTTGATTATAAATAACTTAATAATTGCATATATATAGAGAATAGAAGTTGAAGAGATAATTGTATTTTAATATATTTCAGTGTATATGATTTCAACAAATGAATGTTAGATGTTGGTTAACAAGTCTTACTAAGGAAACTGTCTAAGTCTTCTTTGATAAGTATCTCATATCTCCACTAATAAGTTTCGTAAGTCTTCCTTGATAAGTTTTACAAGTCTTTCGAATTAAGTTTCTTCTCTAAGAAGATGTGCAAGTCTTACTCGATTAGTTTTGTGAGACTTCCTAGATAAGTTTTATGAGTCTTTTTGATTAAGTTTTGACAATCATTATTATATGATATTATAACATTGTCGATATTTTTATTTTACACATTTTTTCATGATTCCTCAATAGTGAAATTTAATGAATTTGTCTTTATCATGAATAACGTATCATATACAAGTTAATTGGAGGTTAAATATCTTTTTTGGAGTTTATTCATCAATTCCCTTGaaaatcaatatatttttttACGTATTCGCGTTAAAACGAATAGTTTATATTACTTTGAAACTAAAATCAAAACCGTCCCAAAAAATAGGGCTTTTGAAATTGAACATATATGATTTGTACAAAaaggattttttttaatatattaaatgAGAAAAAATA
It contains:
- the LOC141719916 gene encoding uncharacterized protein LOC141719916, translated to MIPEQQYRERNFRKYSELISLLLVAENNNELLLKNHQIYPTGSAQLPKYITRHSRRISVRNGIDKDEVTDETVGMETFERDGYNNSDHQKWQHGVLNKRKAPQEEDTKDICLRCGAHGHWRRTCRTPKHLVDLYEANEKK